The DNA region ACAGTTTTCGTTGGCGCAACAGTTTGGCGCGGAGCCGGAGTTCATCTGGTTTGGTAATTTCATCACGGTGCTCACCGACTCGGCTTTTTGGCTGGTGTTGGCCCGGTCGTTACTGTTCTGCCTAGTTTGCGCCACGGTGACCATGCTGGTTGGTGTGGGCGGCGCTGTGCTGCTCACCAAACTCTCCCGACCAGTTTCCGTGCTGGTGCAATCCGTCATGTTGCTGGCTTGGGCTTTGCCGGTACTGTCCTCGTTGCAGGTCTTCCAACGTATTTTCGACGCCCGTTCGGGGGTTGTTGATTGGGTACTCACCAAATTGGGCTTCAGCGGGATGGAGAATTTCAATTGGTTTTCAAACCCCTTGACCTTCTTCATCATGGCGGGGTTGTTGGTGATCTGGATGAGCGTTCCGCTGGTGCTGTTCATGGTCTACGCCTCGATTACGCAGATCGACGAGTCAATGCTCGAAGCTTCGACAATCGACGGCGCCAATGGCTGGAAGCAGTTTCGCGAAATCACCGTGCCAACCATTGCGCCGGTTTTGCTACTAGTGGGCATTCTGCAAGTGATCTGGGATCTGCGCGTTTTCACCCAGATCTATATCTTGCAAAAAAGTAGCGGAATTACCGACCAAACCAACGTACTAGGCACTTACATCTACCAAGTTGGACTGGCCGGCGGTGACTACGGTGTTGCCTCGGCTACGGCCCTGATCATGCTGCTGATACCGCTCCTGCTGACCTGGCGTTACGTCCGACTCGTGATCAAACAAGGAGACCTCTGATGGCCCGCAAAGCGCCGTTGTCCCGGCGGATCAGTCTGAACACACTCGGCGTCGTCTTCGCGCTGCTCTGGGTGTTCCCGGTCTATTGGCTAGTTAGCAGCGCCTTCTCCCCCGAGTCCGCGCTACAGTCTCGGACGCCGTCGTTCTTTCCGGTGCCCTTCACACTGGAACACTTTCAATCGATTCTTGCCGACGGCGCCTTCTACTCAGCGTTACGCATGAGCTTTTTCACCGCGCTCTTGGTAGTCCTAGCCGCGATTGTCTTCGCCTTCTTTGCCTCGTTGGCTTTGAGCCGGTTCCGATTCCGTGGCCGGCGCGCGCTGATCGTCTCGGTGTTGGTCATCCAGATGATTCCGGCCGAAGCGCTGTTTATTTCGCAGTACAAGATGATCGACGGCTGGCACCTACTCAACTCAATCTTGGGCTTGAGCATCCTCTACGTCGGCGCCTCGCTGCCCTTCACCATCTGGATGTTGAAAGGTTTTGTTGACGGTATTCCGGTGGAACTTGAGGAGGCCGCCATGATTGACGGCTGTAGTCGAATGGGTGCCTTCTTCCGCGTGAACTTCCCGCTTTTGGGTTCGGGAATTGTTGCTTCCTCGATCTTCGCGTTTTTGGCGTCCTGGAATGAATACACACTGTCTTTGGTGCTACTCAGCAGCGACAACGCGAAGACATTGCCCCTGTGGATGCAGGGCTTTAGTACCCAGCTGGCAGGCACAAACTGGGGCGGAGTCATGGCCGATTCAACGTTAATGGCGGTGCCGGTCATCATCTTGTTCGCGATCGTCCAAAAGCGGATGGCCCAAGGTCTTGTGGCAGGAGCCGTCAAAGGGTGAATGAAGCAACTTCCCGGTCCTTTGGGGCCGGGGCGCGCGTTATTGCGCTCGATATTGGCGCGAGTTCAGTCAAATTTGCACTCATTGACGAGTCAGGCCAGTTAGGTGGAACCGGGGTTGAGGAGCTCGTCCTGAACCAACAGCGGCTAGCTGCGAGTCAATTGGCGCAACTAATTCGCACCCAGTTCGACGGCGGCCCACCCGCGGCTGTAGGCGTGACCGCGCCCGGCATCGTGGACGCCTCGACCGGCGTAGTGCGGCATTCTGCAAATCTTGATTGGCAGAACTTCGCCCTTGGCGATGAGCTCTCCGAGCTACTCGATATTCCGGTAGTGGTCAGTCATGATGCGTATTCGGCCGGCGTCGCTGAACACCATCTTGGTGCCGCACGCGGGGTTCAAAATGCGATCATCACCGTGCTCGGCACCGGAATTAGCAGTGCTCTGTGGTGGATGGTGCGATCCTTGCCGCGGGTGGTTATGCGGGCGAAATGGGCCATGGCCGCATCCCACCGGTGGGTAGCGCCGAGGCGATTGACTGTAGTTGCGGTGCTGCTGGTTGTTTACAGACACTCGCATCCGCAAGTGGGCTGATTGCAGGTTATGCGCGGCGAAGCGGGCAAACGTTGCCGAACGCACAGCGGGTTTTCGAAGCCGCCGCGTCCGGAGATCCAGCTGCTGCAGAAACCATCGCGGCTGGCATTGATGCCTTGGCTCTCTCCTTAGCGCAGTGCGTAGCTCTGCTTGGGCCCGAGGTGATTGTGCTTGGCGGCGGAATGGCCCAAGCTGGGCCAGCGCTCTTTGACCCATTGGCCCGCACTGTGGATAGTTTGCTCAGCTTCCATCGACGTCCCCGATTAGTCAAAGCTGAGCTGGGTCGGTGGGCTGGCACCTTCGGTGCGGCCTTGGCAGCACGAGCCGCTCTCGGTTCTATGACGGGCGATTCTTCGGAAACCAGCAAAAACACACTAACCTTCTGATACTTCTCCAAGAGAAAATGCAGGGTGCTAACACTATGGGGTACCGTCCGTCGTACGCCAAACACACACGTAAATCCGGACCTAAAGATGGTGGCGCTTTCCGAGTTCTCATCAGCGATCCTTTCGCTGATTGCGAGCAACCCGGCCAGCTCTCGTGCCGATTTGGCGCGCAAACTCAATTTGGCGCCGTCGACCATCACACAACGGATTAACGAATTGATTGAGGCAGGTTTGATCGCTGAATCTGGTGCCGGCGGGCATACCGGCGGCCGACGCCCAACGCTTTTGAGCCTGGTTGCCGACGCTGGTTGCATTTTGGCGGCTGATTTGGGTGCCGCGCATGCCTGGGTTGGCCGGCTAAATATGTCTTGCGCGCTGCTGGACTCATCGCTGATCAGCATCGATATTTCGGCCGGCCCCGAAGCAGTTTTACCGATCATTTCCGAGGCAATGCGCTCCTTGATCGAAGATGACACGCCACCGCTGCGCGGGGTTGGCTTAGCGCTGCCTGGCCCCGTGGATTTCACCCGCGGCATGGTTGATTCGCCTTCTCGAATGCGCGGCTGGCACCAGTATCCGGTGCGTGATTGGCTCAGCCGAGAATTCGACACCGCGGCAAGCGTGGACAATGACGCAAATATGATGGCTTTGGGTGAGTATTCACTGCGTCAGCGGCAAAACCCAGACACCAAAAATCGCACAGATACTTTGTTTCTGAAAGCCGGCGCCGCAATAGGTTGCGGACTCATCCTGCAAGGACAGTTGTACCGAGGCGCTTCTGGAACGTCCGGCGATATTGCCCATGTCCAAGTGAGCGCCGCGGGCGAATTGCCCTGCGCCTGTGGCCACCGCGGTTGCTTGGAAACGGTAGCGAGCGGCACCGCGATTGTCAGCCAACTGATTGAGGCCGGGGTCGAGGTCAAAGACCTGGCCGACGTGATCCGCTTTGCTCTTAATGGTGACACTCAAACCACAACGCGGTTGCGAGCGGCGGGTCGGTTGTTAGGCCAAACGCTCAGTACGGTGGTCAATTTCATCAATCCGTCGTTGGTCGTTCTAGGCGGCGGGCTATCCCAGGTGGAGCCGTATGTAGCGGCGATCAGGTCGCAACTATACGCAGGCTGCCACCCGCTCGCTGCCAAGAATCTGTTGATCGAGCCGTCGCAGGCCGGTTCGCAAGCCGGGTTGTTGGGTGCTGGCCAGCAATGTTTGCGGGCAGTCCTAGCGCAAGGTTGAATCCACAGCGCAAACATAGCTATTCTTATATTTAGATATGTATATTTATAAATATAAGAATATAAGGAGTGCAACTCATGAAGTGCCCCAAATGCGGCGAGACAATGCGCAGCTACGAACGCAATGGTGTGATGATCGATCAATGTGAAGGTTGCCGCGGCATCTTCCTCGATCGCGGCGAACTCGAGCAACTCATGGATGCCGAGTCCCGTTTTGGCTCGGCGCAGCAAGGTCAAAAAAATCAAGGCTTCGGCGGTGGGTACGGCGGTTTTTCCGGCGGGCACAGCGGTGGGCGCGGAAATAAAGGCGGCGGCCACGGCAACAATTCTGGCGGTCACGGCAACAACGGGAACAATGGCCGACGGTGAGGGTTTCTTGGCGGACTTTTTGACTAGGTAGCAGCTCAGCCACCACACGCTTCGAAAGGACCCCGCTGCACCAATGAACGATCCGGGAATAGACGGACCAGTCTGGCTACCTCTTGCACCGCCAAGTATTGCGGAGTATCTGGCCCCAAATCTGCAGCCCATCCCACTGATACCGACCATCGCAGCCCTAGCCGGCGCCCTTTACCTGGCTGGGGCTATTCGGCTGTGGCGGCAAGGGCGCAGCTGGCCGATTGCGCCAACGATCGCCTTCCTGACCGGCTGTCTGACGATCGTCGTCGTGATGGGTGCCGGCATTGAAGGCTATGGCCTGCGAATGTTCTCGATCTTCATGTTTCAGCAGCTGACGCTAATGATGGCAGTGCCACCACTTCTTGTCTTTGGCTCCCCTGGCAGGCTGTTGCTTCACGCAATGCCGCACCGCGGGCTTGGCCGCTACGTTTTGAAACTCGCAATCGGCGGCCTCAGGTCCCGCTGGGGTGCATTCGCGCTGCACCCCGCCGTTATGATTCCGCTGTTTCTACTGAGCTTTTACGGTTTGTATTTTTCGGGGATTGCCGATGCGATGCTCCGCTCCTGGTACGGCCACGTAGGCCTGGAGCTGCTGTTCCTGATTTCCGGAATCCTCTTCACGGTTCCGCTAATTTCTACCGATCCGCTGCCGCGCAGACAAAGCCACCTTGGCCGAATGGTCGACGTTTTTTCGGAGATGCCGCTACACGCCTTCTTCGGCGTAGTGATCATGATGGCCACCGTGCCGATGGTGAAGTTCTTTGGCACCATGCCTGAGTCCTGGGGAATTGATCCGATGAAGGATCAGGGAGTGGCCGGTGGCCTGGCTTGGTTCTACGGCGAGTTACCCACGGTGCTGCTGTTGATGCTGATCCTCTTCCGCTGGCAACGCGACGACTCACGCACCGCGCGCGCCAAGGACCTAGCAAATCATGTCAAAGGCGGCGAACCGTCAGATCTGGAGCAATACAACGCCTATTTGAGCGACCCCGCCCGACGACGCTAGTCGCAGCAGACGCCTTCGTCCGCTCGTCGCCACTCCCCAGCTTTACCCATCCCGAAATGGGGAGAAACTAGCACACCCCAGGAACATACCCTTTGCCGCGGGGAGGAATATTCGCATCGACCAGACCTCGGGCAGCTTTCTTGCAAAATCTGAGCTGAGCCGACGTCGCGCAGCCCCAATTTGAGCAACCTGCCCGACGGTGCTCGTTGCAGCAGATGTTCCAAATCGGAAATTTGTGCAAAGTTTGTGATTTTTTTGTTCCTTAACGATCTTTATTGATCTAGCCTAGTGAGATAGATCACTGCTCGTGCTGTCAAAGGGGACATCATGCCAACCAACGAAAACTCATCTTTCATCAAAAACGACCTAGGATTGGACCGCCGAGATCTGCTTAATGGCATTGGCTTAGGCGCCGTGGCCCTGGCCGGGATACCGCTGCTAGCTGCTTGCGGAAGCGGCGGCACTAATGCCAGCTCGAACTCCCTCGCCCTTAGGCTCGAACGCCTCCGACGACGTCCCGAAACGCGCGGTAGAGGCCGTTGTGGCCGCGTTCAAAGCCAAAAAAGGCGACAGCGTCACGGTGAATACCGTGCCGCACAATGATTTCCAGGAAAAGATCAACTCTTACTTGCAAGGCAGCCCTGATGATTCGCTGACTTGGTTCGCTGGCTACCGGATGAAGTACTACGCGCAGAAGGGATTGGTAGCGCCGTTAGATGATATTTGGGACAAGATTGGCGGCAACTTCTCCGACGCACTCAAGAAGGCTTCAACTGCCGGCGACGGCAAGAAGTACCTAGTGCCGAACTACAACTACCCCTGGGGCTTCTTCTACCGCAAGAGTCTGTGGCAAGAACGCGGTTATGCCGAGCCGAAGACCTTCGATGAGCTCAAGACGCTTTGTGCCACAATGCAAAAAGATGGCTTGATCCCGATCGGTTTTGCAGACAAAGACGGCTGGCCCGCGATGGGCACCTTTGATTACCTCAACATGCGACTCAACGGCTTTCAGTTCCACATGGATCTGTGCGCACACAAAGAAAGCTGGGACCAGAAGAAAGTCGGCGACCTCTTCGATACCTGGAAAGCGCTGCTGCCCTATCAGGACCCCGCTGCACTAGGCCAAACTTGGCAAGATGCCGCTAAGGCCCTGGAAGCGAAGAAGACTGGCATGTACCTGTTGGGCTCATTCGTCACCCAGCAATTCAGCGATCCGCAGGTGCTTGCAGACATCGAATTCTTGCCATTCCCGGCGGTTGCGGTGGAAGGCCAAGATTCAGTCGAAGCGCCAATTGACGGTCTCATGCTGTCCAAAAAGGTGGTCAGAATCAGGCCGCTCGAGATTTTGTCGAGTTCATCGGCACCCCGGAGGGTCAAAACGCTTATGCCTCCGTGGACACCTCAAACCTGGTCACGGCCAAGGGCGCTGACACCTCGAAATATTCACCGCTCAACACAAAATGCGCCTCGACCATCGCCAATGCGAAAAACATCAGTCAGTTCTTCGACCGAGACGCGTTACCGGCTATGGCTAGCAACGTGATGATTCCTGCCTTACAAAGCTTCATCAAGGACGGAAGCTACGACGTGAAGAACCTGGATTCCCAGGCCAAATCGCTCTACGCAGCACAATAAGCGAGCAAATCACCATGACCAGCACCGCCGCCAAACATCGACCGCTGGCACCCTCTGGCGCGCCGTCAAACCCCAAAAAACCCCGCAAAGGTAGAGTCAAACGCCTCACGCGTCGCGACGTCGTGGTGCTCTCTTTTATGGTTGGCATCCCTACTCTCGTCCAGGTTCTGCTGGTTTGGGGGCCCACACTACTTTCGATCGCACTTTCCTTCGCGCGTTGGAACGGCTTGGATCTCTCCGACCTCAAAGCGGCCGGAGCGGATAACTATCAATATGTGAGCCAGGACTACCCGCCGTTTTGGCCTGCCGTGGGCATAACGTGCTTTGGTTGCTTTTTTGGGCATCATCGGCACGCCGTTGGGTCTGCTGCTAGCGGTGCTCTTGGATCAAAAGATTCGGGGCAGCAGGATCTACCAGAGCGTCTTCTTTGCGCCGGTAATGCTCTCCATGGCGCTGATCGGGATCATCTGGCAGCTGTTCTACAACAAGGACAACGGCCTGCTGAACTTCTTCCTTGGCACCGCCGGAACCCCGCAGGCCGTCGACTGGTTCGGCGATTCAAACGTCAATATTTGGGCCGCGATGATCGCAGCAACGTGGCGGCATGCGGGCTACGTCATGATCCTCTATTTGGCTGGCTTGAAAGGTGTTGATCCGACCTTGCGGGAAGCGGCCTCTTTAGACGGCGCAAGCGCTTCGCAGACCTTCTTTCGAGTCGTGTTTCCCGCGATGAAGCCCGTCAACATCATCATTGTGGTCATCACGATTATTGAGTCATTACGAGCTTTCGACGTGGTCTGGGTGATCCACAAGGGGCGCAATGGCCTGGAGCTACTCGGCGCCTTGGTTATCCAAAACTTAGTCGGCGAAGGCCAAGTCATTGGCGTCGGCTCCGCGCTGGCGGTAATTCTCTTGATCATTTCGCTCGTGCCGATTGTCTGGTACTTGGTCCGAACCTTCCGAAAGGACAGCCGAGCATGAGCACCGACGTCGCGCCAGTAAATGGCCCAGTAAAGACCCCGGTAAAGAATCGCAGCAAAGATTCGCAGAAAAAGCGACATACCGGGACGCACTTGTTCCTGATCGTGATGGCGGTGATCTGGTTGATCCCGCTGTTTTGGAGCATCTTCACGGCCTTGCGGCCCAAAGAATCAACCGATAAATACGGCTATTTCAGCTTTGGTGGCAGCTTCAATTTCCAGAACTTCATTGACGCCTGGACGCAAGGCGGCATGTTGAAATACTTGATCAATTCGGCGGTCATCACCATTCCCACGGTAGCCATCACCTTATTCTTGGCATCGATGATGGCCTTCGCTGTCAGCCGAGTCAATTGGAAATTCAATTTGACTCTGCTGATCATGTTCACCGCTGGAAATTTGCTCCCACCGCAAGTCCTGGCCGCTCCGCTTTTCGAGATCTTCAAGCACATAGAGCTGCCGTATTCGATCAGCCCCTCGGGCAGTCTGCTCAACACCACGTTCGCGGTGATCGCGGTAAATACTGCTTTCCAAATTGGCTTCTGCACCTTCGTCTTGAGCAACTACATGAAGGCGCTGTCCAGTGATTTGACCGAGGCCGCGTTGGTCGACGGCGCTGGCATTTGGCGGCAGTACTGGTCAATCATCATGCCGTTGTGCAGGCCAGCCCTCGCTGCGCTAGCTACTTTGGAAGTCATTTTCATTTACAACGACTACTTCTGGCCGCTGTTGCTTATTCAAAGTGGTGATCTGCTGCCCATCACCGCAGGGATTAACAATCTACAAGGGCAATTTTTCAACAACTACAATTTAATTGCGGCCGGTGCAATCATCACGGTGCTGCCGACGCTGCTGATCTACCTAGCGCTGCAGCGACAATTCGTCGCGGGGCTGACTCTCGGCTCGAGCAAAGGGTGAGCCATGTTGGCTGAAGCGCGACGCAGCGTCATCACGGACACTGTCAAACGCGAGCAGGTCGTCCGAGTTGCAGATCTCGCTGAGACCCTGGGTGTCTCGCTCATGACCGTGCGGCGAGACATCGATGCGCTACATGATGCTGGCGAGTTAGAGAAGATTCACGGTGGCGCAAAAACCCGATCTCAATCAAGCATGTATGAGCCAGGTTTTGAACTAAAGTCCACCCAGGCCGCGCCGGAAAAGGAAGCTATCGCCAGATCCGCAGCTTCCTTGGTGGAAGAAGGCATGGCTGTGGGTCTGAGCGCCGGGACCACCACCTGGACGCTGGCAAAGTATTTGGTGCCCGCGAAACGGCTAACTATTTTCACCAACTCGGTTCGGGTGGCCAACGTCTTCCATGAAGCACATTCCAGCAATACCGTGCTGCTGACCGGTGGTGAGCGAACGCCGTCGGACGCATTGGTTGGACCGATGGCTACCCAATCATTGCAACACCTACATTTGGACATGCTTTTTATGGGGGTGCACGGAATGGATGCGCACGCCGGCTTTACCACGCCAAACATGCCCGAAGCTGAAATGGACCGCGCGCTCATTGCCACCTCACATCGAGTGGTGGTCCTTGCCGATCACAGCAAATGGGGCACCCTTGGCGTCTCCTCAATTGCTAGCTTTGACCAGATCGACGAAATGATTTCCGACGAAGGGCTGCCAGCTGAGGCTGTCTCTTTTTTGACTGGCCAAGTTCGCCGGTTATGGCTGGTCTCAGTCCCGCAATAAGGCATACTGAAGCCATGACTTCCACCGGCAACTTCTTGGTGCTCAACGGGCCTAATCTGAACCTGCTCGGCACTCGCGAGCCCGCGGTCTACGGCACCGCGACTTTGGACGAAGTGAATGAGCTGTGCATCGAAACGGCTGAGGCTTTAGGTTTTTCGGTGGAATGTATCCAGTCGAATCATGAAGGCGATCTCATCGACGCGATTCATGCCGCCCGCGGAACTGCTGATGGCATTGTCATTAATGCTGGCGCATACTCACATACCTCAATTGCATTACGGGATGCGATCTCCTCGGTGCAACTACCCGCCGTCGAGGTGCATATTTCCAATGTGCACGCGCGGGAAGATTTCCGGCAGCATTCGCACCTTTCGGCCGTCTCCACTGCCGTGATTGTTGGCGCCGGGATTAGCGGATACAAATTCGCAATTGAGCGCCTGGCCGCCTTGCAGCTCTAGCTTTTACTTCTTAGTGCATTGGCCGGAAGAAACTTCCCGGTTGAGCCCTGCGGCTTGTTCAACCACCGGCGAGACTTCCTTCAGCGTGAAGGCGTAACCCACCTGCTGATTAGAATCTGCTTTAGCGAAGACCACGCCAACAACCTTGCCGTTCATGTCCAGCAATGGACCGCCAGAGTTACCTGGTTGCACATCACCGGCTAGTTGGTACACCTCTTCAGGGTGATTATTGCCGCCGTAGATATTTGGCACTAACACGGTGCCTTTGCTCTGCACAGAGGCTGGCTTCGATTGGAATGGTCCGCCAAAGGGGAATCCTTGAAAAGCGGTTTGCGATCCGTTGGCCAGCTCAGCTCCCAGAGCCAAAGGTTGCACGCCGAGCCCGTCCACGGCGAGTACCGCAAGATCCTGCTCCGGGTCAAAGAAAACAATTCGCGCAGGCATGGCGCCGTTCGGCGTCTCGACGACGGGCTGGCTCACCCCGGCAACAACGTGTGCGTTAGTAATCACTCGGTTGGGCGCGGCAACAAAACCTGAACCGGTCTGGTTTTGGCCACATTGGAAGGCCGTTCCGGTGATTTTCAAAACCGACTGCGCCGCGTTGTTCAATGCGGGGGTATCAGTGCGGGCATCAGGCGGCGTCTGAGTGACCGGGCCCAGCTGGTTGAAGAGCTGCGGGATGCCCTGGCTGACTACTGCGGAACGCCACTGCGCAATCGCCTGTTTGATCGGCGTCGGGGTGAAGGAATCAATTGTCCGGATCACGCCGGATTGGCTAATCACTTGCGATACAAAAGGCACGCCCAAGTTAGACAAGCTGAACGCAACTGGTGAAATCAGCAACGCCGCGATGACAAACGAAGCAACTGCGCCAAAGATTCGGTTGATTGCCTTCAGCGGCTTCAGCCGGACGCCCCGACTCAGCCAACTGCCGATGCCAACACCGATTGAATACCCAACCACAATAAAAGCCAGGGCAGAACCGACGACGGCGGCCAGTCGCCAACCAGAGTCTCCCACCCAGTTGCTGACCAAGGGGACCGCGAAGAAGGCGCCCACCGCACCCGCGGCAAAGCCAAGAATGCCGCAGAGGCTGATCAGAAAACCAACCCGCCAACCATAGAAGAGCTGCCAGATCAACAAAATAAGCAGCGGAATATCGAGCCAGCTCAGACCGAACATGCACCATTCCCGTCTCGATAAAGTCGAACTTATAGTCTACCCGGCCACCTTGAGAGCGGGATTTGCAAGCGCTTCGAATCGAACATTGCACCGCCTCGGCATCCCGGGAATGCCAAGTTAGTCACATTTACGCCAATTATCTGAAAGAATCGAAGAAATATCGAATCAAACGCGCTGAATTTTACACAGGAGATTTCATGGATATCGAAGTACTTCGCCGGGCACCGCTCTTCGCCACGTTGGACGACGAGGCTTTTAGGCTGCTCACGGATGAGCTCACCGAGGTGGACTTGTCCCGTGGCGCATCGGTCTTCCATGAGGGTGATCAGGGCGATCAGCTGTATTTCATCGTCTCTGGCAAGGTGAAACTGGGACGAACCGCGCCGGATGGCCGTGAGTCATTGCTGGCCATCCTCGGCCCGGGTGAATTGTTCGGTGAAATGGCGCTCTTTGATCCGAGTCCGCGCACCGCAACTGCCACCGCCGTTTCGGAGACCCGCCTTGCCGGTCTGCGCAACGAGAGCTTGCGTGCGCTGCTGCAGACTAGTCCGGAAGTTTCAGCCCAGCTGCTGCAGGCGCTTGCTCGTCGGCTACGTCGCACCAACGACAATCTCTCTGACCTGGTGTTCTCCGATGTTCCTGGCCGGGTGGCCAAGGCGCTTATCGACTTGTCCGAGCGCTTCGGCCGGCCGGCTACCGACGGCGTCTTGGTGGCGCACGAGTTGACTCAGGAAGAATTGGCGCAACTCGTTGGCGCTTCGCGCGAGACGGTCAACAAGGCACTAGCCGAGTTCGTCCAGCGCGGTTGGTTGCGCCTCGAAGCGCGCGCCGTCGTCATTCTGGATATCAACCGGTTGCGCCAGCGCAGCCGCTAGTCCTCGCTTGCAGCCGTTAGTCCTCGTTTAACGTACGAATGCCACCGTTATTGGTTGGAGCCGCCGAAATTTCGGCGGCTCCAACCAATAACGGTGGCATTCGCTGTTTAAGGTTTAGCGTTCGCGGCAAATGCCGTCCGGCATCGCGGCCACATCTACTTCAAGCCAAAATTCGCCGTCTTCCACCACGAGGCGTGGTTTGTAGGCGGCACCGGAACGTTTGTGGTTCAAGTAGGCGATGCAGCCGCGCGAGATAGCGATCTTGCTCAGGATCAGATCGAAACCGGAGCTAACTAGCTCGAATAACGGGCGACCGACGGTGTTGGGTAGACCGATTTCGTCACCGAGGGCCGTGCTGTTCGGCTCCGCGACAAGCTTTGGTGGACAGGCCCAGCGGCCCCAGAGGCTTTTACTCTCCAGCGGGGTGGGGGTTTGGTTCACCGGAGCAGCTGCAGCAAAGTAGCGGGTATTGAAGCGTCGGTGCGCAAAATCCGGGCTAATCCAGTTGACCACTGGCTTAAGCAGGTCGGTGCGCAGCACCAGTCCGCGTTTGCTCAGGATGTCTTGGAAGGAGAATTCCTGTGCGGCCAGCGCCTCACGCTTCTTCATCCATTCCGGCGAAGGTACGACGTCGATCAGTGACGAGGCGTCGGTGCCCGCCAACAGGATGCCGGTCTCTTCAAAAGTCTCCCGAATAACCGCGACTACGTGCTTGCGCGCGAGAGCGATGTCTTCGGTGCCCATGGTCTTAGCCCAAGCCGCTGGGCTGGGGCCGGCCCAGCGGCTGCTGGCGTCGACGTCGTCGGTTGCTTCCACCAAGCCGCCGGGGAAGGCCACCGTACCCAAGGGCGAATAGTGCTGGCGGTAACTGAGGAACGTCTCCGGGCCGTGCGCGCTATCGCGCAAAAGCACTAGCGAGGAGGCGAAACGGGCTTTGGTCGGAGTACGCTCGCCGTGTTCTACCCAGCTTTGCGCAGCCTCGAGCTCGTCTTGCCAGACCCGAAACCGGCTTTTGAAAGCTGGTTTCGCTAGTGCGGATCCTGTCGCTGAATTACTGGAACTCAACAATCAAATCAACCTCCACGGGTGCGTCCAATGGCAATACTGCCACCCCCACCGCTGAACGGGCGTGCACACCGGCATCGCCCAATACTTTTCCTAGCAAATCTGATGCACCGTTGATCACTCCGGGCTGCCCAGTAAATGCTGGATCTGAGGCGACGAAGCCGCCAACTTTAACCACTCGCGTTACCCGGTCAAGATCGCCGATGACGCTCTTGACTGCGGCCAAAGCATTCAGGGCACAGATCGCGGAGAGGTCATAAGCGTCATCTGCCGAGACACCAGCGCCGACCTTTCCGGTTGCTGTGAGTTTTCCGCTCACCGTAGGCAGCTGGCCCGAGGTGTAAACGTGGTTACCGCTAATCACCGCAGGCACGTAAGCGGCGACCGGTGCAGGCACCGGCGGCAAGGTAAGGCCGAGCTCTTCCAGGCGCTGCTCGACGGCGGAGGTTGCGGCAGCACTCGCCTGTGTTGACGCGCCAGTTTGGGCTTCGCTCACGATTACTGCT from Renibacterium salmoninarum ATCC 33209 includes:
- a CDS encoding RidA family protein, with the translated sequence MSEAQTGASTQASAAATSAVEQRLEELGLTLPPVPAPVAAYVPAVISGNHVYTSGQLPTVSGKLTATGKVGAGVSADDAYDLSAICALNALAAVKSVIGDLDRVTRVVKVGGFVASDPAFTGQPGVINGASDLLGKVLGDAGVHARSAVGVAVLPLDAPVEVDLIVEFQ
- a CDS encoding NUDIX hydrolase, which encodes MLSSSNSATGSALAKPAFKSRFRVWQDELEAAQSWVEHGERTPTKARFASSLVLLRDSAHGPETFLSYRQHYSPLGTVAFPGGLVEATDDVDASSRWAGPSPAAWAKTMGTEDIALARKHVVAVIRETFEETGILLAGTDASSLIDVVPSPEWMKKREALAAQEFSFQDILSKRGLVLRTDLLKPVVNWISPDFAHRRFNTRYFAAAAPVNQTPTPLESKSLWGRWACPPKLVAEPNSTALGDEIGLPNTVGRPLFELVSSGFDLILSKIAISRGCIAYLNHKRSGAAYKPRLVVEDGEFWLEVDVAAMPDGICRER